From a single Microbacterium terrisoli genomic region:
- a CDS encoding 4-hydroxy-3-methylbut-2-enyl diphosphate reductase, whose protein sequence is MSATVVRLPAPRAPGRAVRTEPLQDIPVHGHKRVLLAAPRGYCAGVDRAVVTVEKALERHGAPVYVRKQIVHNRHVVSDLEAKGAVFVDEVDEVPEGALVVFSAHGVAPAVKDAAAARGLHAIDATCPLVTKVHREAVRFARDDRQILLIGHTGHEEVEGTAGEAPEHVTVVTSPEEADTVVVRDPAKVVWLSQTTLSVDETMQTVRRLRERFPLLQDPPTDDICYATQNRQVAVKKVAAGADLVLVVGSANSSNTVRLAEVALQGGARTAYRIDDADEIRQEWLDGVATVGVTSGASVPEDLVHGVLAALAEAGYSDVDEVRTAEEDLIFSLPKELRTTVDGAADHRGRGGRR, encoded by the coding sequence GTGAGCGCCACCGTCGTCCGTCTGCCCGCGCCCCGCGCCCCCGGCCGCGCCGTGCGCACCGAGCCGCTCCAGGATATCCCGGTGCACGGACACAAGCGTGTGCTGCTGGCCGCGCCGCGAGGCTACTGTGCGGGCGTGGACCGAGCGGTGGTCACCGTCGAGAAGGCGCTGGAGCGTCACGGCGCACCGGTGTACGTGCGCAAGCAGATCGTGCACAACCGCCATGTGGTCAGCGACCTCGAAGCGAAGGGCGCCGTCTTCGTCGACGAGGTGGACGAAGTTCCCGAAGGCGCGCTGGTCGTCTTCAGCGCACACGGGGTCGCTCCCGCGGTGAAAGACGCCGCAGCCGCCCGCGGTCTGCACGCCATCGATGCCACGTGCCCTCTGGTGACCAAAGTGCATCGCGAGGCCGTGCGCTTCGCCCGCGACGACCGGCAGATCCTGCTGATCGGCCACACCGGGCACGAAGAAGTCGAGGGCACAGCCGGCGAAGCGCCGGAGCACGTGACGGTGGTCACTTCGCCTGAAGAGGCCGACACGGTCGTGGTGCGCGATCCCGCCAAGGTCGTATGGCTGTCGCAGACCACGCTCTCGGTCGACGAGACCATGCAGACGGTCCGCAGGCTGCGCGAGCGGTTTCCGCTCCTGCAGGATCCGCCGACCGACGACATCTGCTACGCCACCCAGAACCGTCAGGTCGCGGTGAAGAAGGTCGCCGCCGGTGCTGATCTGGTGCTCGTGGTCGGCTCGGCGAACTCGTCGAACACTGTGCGTCTGGCCGAGGTGGCCCTGCAGGGCGGCGCGCGCACCGCGTACCGCATCGACGACGCCGACGAGATCCGACAGGAATGGCTCGACGGGGTGGCCACGGTCGGCGTCACCAGCGGCGCATCGGTGCCCGAAGACCTCGTGCACGGTGTTCTGGCCGCCCTCGCCGAGGCCGGCTACAGCGACGTCGACGAGGTGCGCACCGCTGAAGAGGACCTGATCTTCTCGCTGCCCAAAGAACTGCGCACCACCGTGGACGGCGCGGCCGACCACCGAGGGCGAGGAGGCCGCCGATGA
- a CDS encoding DUF6264 family protein, with protein MTDPRHEHSRGQGADSGSDPRPRPQYGEYATPAEQRARIQHPASPSAAPPVAPAAQAAPARVPTAVPAARPGAAVNRIVTIVLLAYGAVNVVLSVFSFLDLAAVADATYKVMGVPGSFTSTPTTQAWGIAAAALLVVGFIVTAYFSIRVMRRGRVSWWIPLVGAAATYLVVSVCLTIPLMGDPALMHYILGR; from the coding sequence ATGACCGATCCGCGTCATGAGCACAGCCGTGGACAGGGGGCCGACAGCGGCAGCGATCCCCGCCCCCGGCCGCAGTACGGCGAGTATGCGACCCCCGCCGAGCAGCGGGCGCGCATTCAGCATCCGGCTTCGCCGTCGGCGGCACCGCCGGTGGCCCCGGCCGCACAGGCCGCGCCTGCCCGAGTCCCGACCGCTGTTCCGGCTGCGCGGCCGGGAGCTGCGGTGAACCGCATCGTCACGATCGTGCTGCTCGCGTACGGAGCCGTCAACGTCGTGCTCTCGGTATTCTCGTTCCTGGATCTGGCCGCTGTGGCCGATGCCACCTACAAGGTGATGGGCGTGCCGGGGTCGTTCACCTCGACGCCGACGACGCAGGCATGGGGGATCGCGGCAGCGGCGCTGCTGGTCGTGGGGTTCATCGTGACCGCGTACTTCTCGATCAGGGTCATGCGGCGCGGTCGCGTGTCGTGGTGGATCCCGCTGGTGGGTGCGGCGGCGACCTACCTCGTCGTGTCGGTGTGCCTGACGATCCCACTGATGGGCGACCCGGCGCTCATGCACTACATCCTGGGTCGTTAG
- a CDS encoding COG4315 family predicted lipoprotein, translated as MRLTRALTALAVSATLALTAAALAGCGPDTGPRVVLKTAHSSAGTVVVDAAGRAVYLYSGDQQNAKSTSCDAACRASWPPVTTISTQPKGDGVDAAVGEIPAPDGGYQVTLDGWPLYYFDGDTTAGMIKGQGIGNVWWLLAPDGQKITAIGR; from the coding sequence ATGCGACTCACCCGCGCGCTCACCGCGCTCGCCGTCTCCGCCACTCTCGCACTGACCGCCGCCGCCCTCGCCGGCTGTGGACCCGACACCGGCCCGCGCGTCGTTCTGAAGACCGCGCACTCCAGCGCCGGGACGGTCGTGGTGGATGCCGCGGGCCGCGCGGTGTACCTGTATTCGGGTGACCAGCAGAACGCGAAGAGCACGTCGTGCGACGCGGCGTGCCGTGCCAGCTGGCCTCCGGTGACCACCATATCCACGCAGCCGAAGGGCGACGGAGTCGACGCCGCGGTCGGCGAGATCCCGGCGCCCGACGGCGGGTACCAGGTGACGCTCGACGGATGGCCGCTCTACTACTTCGACGGTGACACGACCGCCGGCATGATCAAGGGGCAGGGCATCGGCAACGTGTGGTGGCTGCTGGCCCCCGACGGGCAGAAAATCACCGCGATCGGGCGCTGA
- the fbaA gene encoding class II fructose-bisphosphate aldolase, translating to MPVATPEQYAEMLDRAKTGGFAYPAINVSSSQTINSVLQGLTEAGSDGIIQVTTGGADYFAGQSVKARATGALAFAKFATEVAKNYPITVALHTDHCPKPALADFVLPLVAASEEEVKAGRNPIFQSHMWDGSAVPLDENIEVAKELLPRMKNIHAILEVEIGVVGGEEDGVKHEGTNDALYTTVGDVAKAVEALGLGENGRYIAALTFGNVHGVYKPGNVKLRPELLGEIQAGIAERFGTGPLPLDLVFHGGSGSSDAEIATAVANGVIKMNVDTDTQYAFARSVAGYMFQNYDGVLKVDGEVGNKKQYDPRAWGKVAESAMAARVAEATKQLGSFGKSQS from the coding sequence ATGCCCGTCGCCACCCCCGAACAGTATGCCGAGATGCTCGACCGAGCCAAGACCGGCGGCTTTGCGTACCCCGCGATCAACGTATCCAGCTCGCAGACGATCAACTCGGTGCTGCAGGGTCTGACCGAGGCTGGTTCCGACGGCATCATCCAGGTGACCACCGGCGGAGCCGACTACTTCGCCGGGCAGTCCGTGAAGGCCCGCGCCACGGGCGCGCTGGCATTCGCGAAGTTCGCCACCGAGGTGGCCAAGAACTACCCGATCACCGTCGCCCTGCACACCGACCACTGCCCCAAGCCGGCGCTGGCCGATTTCGTGCTGCCGCTGGTGGCCGCCAGCGAAGAAGAGGTCAAGGCCGGTCGCAACCCGATCTTCCAGTCGCACATGTGGGACGGTTCGGCCGTGCCCCTGGACGAGAACATCGAGGTGGCCAAAGAGCTGCTGCCGCGCATGAAGAACATCCACGCGATCCTCGAGGTCGAGATCGGTGTCGTCGGCGGCGAGGAGGACGGCGTCAAGCACGAGGGCACCAACGACGCCCTGTACACGACCGTCGGCGACGTCGCGAAGGCGGTCGAAGCGCTCGGTCTGGGCGAGAACGGTCGCTACATCGCCGCTCTGACGTTCGGCAATGTGCACGGGGTGTACAAGCCGGGCAACGTCAAGCTGCGCCCCGAACTGCTGGGCGAGATCCAGGCCGGCATCGCCGAGCGGTTCGGCACCGGTCCGCTCCCCCTCGACCTCGTCTTCCACGGCGGGTCGGGCTCGTCCGACGCCGAGATCGCGACCGCCGTCGCGAACGGCGTCATCAAGATGAACGTCGACACCGACACGCAGTACGCGTTCGCCCGGTCGGTCGCCGGCTACATGTTCCAGAACTACGACGGTGTGCTGAAGGTCGACGGCGAGGTGGGCAACAAGAAGCAGTACGACCCGCGTGCGTGGGGCAAGGTCGCCGAGTCAGCGATGGCCGCACGCGTGGCCGAGGCCACCAAGCAGCTGGGATCGTTCGGCAAGAGCCAGTCGTAA